CCGGCCTCGGCCGCAATGCGCTGCACCTCTTCGTACAGCGAAGGCACGGCAGGCACGACGATGCGGGTCTGGGGCAATGCCTTCTGGACCAGCGCTGCCGCCTTGAAAAAGCCCGAGGCAATGTAGCGCACCTCGGAGCGGCGGCTGCCAGGCAGCAAGGCCAGCACCAGCCCCTCTTCGGCCAGACCCAGGCGCGCACGCGCGGCGGCTCTATCAGGATGCAACGGAATCACCTGCGCCAGCGGATGACCGACGTAGGTGGCTTCGATGCCATGCTGAGCCAGCAGTTCGGGCTCGAACGGGAAGATACACAGCACATGGTCGGCCGCGCGGCGGATTTTCTCCACACGATCGGCACGCCAGGCCCAGATCGACGGGCAGACAAAGTGCACGGTCTTGACTCCGGCTTCACGCAAGCTGGTTTCCAGCCCCAGATTGAAGTCGGGGGCATCCACACCGACGAAGACCGAGGGCGGATGCGCAATCAGGCGCTGACGCAGCCTTTTGCGAATACCGAGCAACTCGGCCACGCGCGCCAGTACTTCCCAGCTGTAACCGTGCACGGCCAGGCGCTCTGACTGCCACCAAGCATCGAAGCCGCGCTCCTGCATTCTGTCGCCGCCTATGCCCATGGAGCTCGCATCGGGCCAGCGCTGACGAAGACCGTCCAGCAACAGCGAAGCCAGCAGATCGCCAGAGGCCTCGCCTGCCACCATGGCAATGCTGGGCGCTACGGAGTCTGCAGCAGCTTGCGCTTGCTTATTGGGCATTTCAGGGCTATTCACGACTCAAATCCAGATGGAGACAGCGCAAGCTGCTATCAACGTGTGATGCCACTGGTTGCCGATGCCAGAAAGGACTGCATGAAGTCCACGTCCTGCACGGCTTCGGGCGTTGCCGACTTGATCGCATCCATGGCCGCGATGGCCTGCTCCAGCGTCAGACCCTGGCGGTACAGCAGCTTGTGCATCTCGCGCACCGCGGCAATGCGTGCATCCGAGAAACCGCGGCGCTTGAGGCCGATCAGATTCACGCTGCGCGCGGCCAGCGGATTGCCGTCCACCGTCATGAAGGGCGGCACATCCTTGTTCACATGGGCCTGAAAGCCCACCATGGCGTGCGCGCCGATGCGCATGCGCTGCAGCACGCCGGTCAGCCCACCGATGGTCACCCAGTCGCCGACATGCACATGGCCTGCCAGCGTGGTGTTGTTCGCCAGCGTGGTCTGGTTGCCGATGATGCAGTCATGCGCGATGTGCACATAGGCCATGATCCAGTTGTCATTGCCGATGGTGGTCTCGCCGCGGTCCTGCGTGGTGCCCGTGTTGAATGTACAGAACTCGCGCACCGTGTTGCGATCACCGATCACCAGACGCGTGGGCTCGCCCGCATACTTCTTGTCCTGGGGCTGCGCACCCAGCGAAGCGAACTGGAAGATGTGGTTGCCTTCACCAATGGTGGTGTTGCCTTCGATCACGCAATGCGCGCCCACCTTGCTGCCGGCGCCAATGCGTACGCTGGGG
This region of Comamonas thiooxydans genomic DNA includes:
- the lpxA gene encoding acyl-ACP--UDP-N-acetylglucosamine O-acyltransferase, which translates into the protein MSLIHPTAVVDPAAQLDTSVSVGPYAVIGPSVRIGAGSKVGAHCVIEGNTTIGEGNHIFQFASLGAQPQDKKYAGEPTRLVIGDRNTVREFCTFNTGTTQDRGETTIGNDNWIMAYVHIAHDCIIGNQTTLANNTTLAGHVHVGDWVTIGGLTGVLQRMRIGAHAMVGFQAHVNKDVPPFMTVDGNPLAARSVNLIGLKRRGFSDARIAAVREMHKLLYRQGLTLEQAIAAMDAIKSATPEAVQDVDFMQSFLASATSGITR
- the lpxB gene encoding lipid-A-disaccharide synthase; amino-acid sequence: MPNKQAQAAADSVAPSIAMVAGEASGDLLASLLLDGLRQRWPDASSMGIGGDRMQERGFDAWWQSERLAVHGYSWEVLARVAELLGIRKRLRQRLIAHPPSVFVGVDAPDFNLGLETSLREAGVKTVHFVCPSIWAWRADRVEKIRRAADHVLCIFPFEPELLAQHGIEATYVGHPLAQVIPLHPDRAAARARLGLAEEGLVLALLPGSRRSEVRYIASGFFKAAALVQKALPQTRIVVPAVPSLYEEVQRIAAEAGMQGKCLIVKGQSHDVLAACDCTLIASGTATLEAALYKRPMVISYSMHPWSWRLMKRKQLQPWVGLPNILCGDFVVPELLQDAATPEALAQAALGWLRASQDSPATIEALVERFTALHHELRRDTAELAAHAIQKIIATPAA